A stretch of the Comamonas testosteroni TK102 genome encodes the following:
- a CDS encoding DsbC family protein, whose amino-acid sequence MPRIVIGRLAAAAALFVGLTAGAIAADVSEKVAAQIKAGVNANTNGAVRVEQINTTPLTNIYEVISEGEIFYVNETGRYSFVGGSLMDLKSKTDLTALQQDKRMVIPFNKLPLQHAIKEVHGDGSRVMALFEDPFCPICRVFTKFVDQIDNVTIYRFIFPITDRRSQSLARMAWCSRDRAGVWKAIMDGARPQLPESCNTDGLVEILKLGERYGMNNTPTVVLASGKRLVGATPPEQFMEELERGGRLKADQR is encoded by the coding sequence ATGCCTCGCATAGTGATAGGCAGGCTTGCCGCAGCCGCGGCTTTGTTCGTTGGCCTGACGGCTGGAGCAATAGCTGCAGACGTATCAGAGAAGGTTGCGGCGCAGATCAAGGCCGGCGTCAACGCAAACACGAACGGAGCGGTGCGTGTAGAGCAAATCAATACAACTCCGCTCACCAACATTTATGAGGTGATTTCCGAAGGGGAGATATTCTATGTGAATGAAACGGGTCGTTACAGTTTTGTGGGCGGCTCGTTGATGGATTTGAAGAGCAAAACAGACCTGACCGCCTTGCAACAAGACAAGAGGATGGTCATTCCATTCAACAAGCTTCCCCTGCAGCACGCGATTAAGGAAGTGCACGGAGATGGAAGCCGTGTGATGGCGCTCTTCGAAGACCCGTTCTGCCCCATCTGCCGAGTCTTCACAAAGTTCGTCGACCAGATCGACAACGTGACGATCTATCGCTTCATCTTCCCTATCACTGATCGGCGAAGCCAATCTCTTGCACGGATGGCCTGGTGCTCACGCGACCGTGCCGGCGTGTGGAAAGCCATCATGGACGGCGCACGGCCGCAATTGCCCGAGTCGTGCAACACCGATGGTTTGGTCGAGATCCTCAAGCTCGGTGAGCGCTATGGCATGAACAACACGCCCACCGTGGTGCTGGCAAGCGGCAAGCGCTTGGTTGGCGCCACACCGCCCGAGCAATTCATGGAGGAGTTGGAGCGTGGCGGTCGTTTGAAGGCGGACCAACGATGA
- a CDS encoding ATPase, T2SS/T4P/T4SS family has product MQWPFFSRQRSTVPAPPTATTFVLSQRVIKTETELLKEVSFHRPLGKDKDINLAGSLAQHICPLETRKDSKQFILLVSNRHRSSQELRATTELLLSKNYRLAPGANVYLVESETIIHAVSRGHIDGTQGERLRNILGDRAKAGYYQSFEELVRYGVTNRASDIHLNIFTAQTRSEVRFTIEGKYVAPPRFHLPTATLLSIAGVAYQTAKGVKDPVFNGTVESQCRIFIDLAELGQFMLRWASMACDEGPQITMRITPINAKKEPLTLEQLGYLPTQISMLMRAMRSEGGAIVLSGVVDSGKSTTISTLLSGVPSTRKVMTVEDPRENILPGSHFHQNTVSRDLESDDDPFKPKKRTLKRTALNDLFIGEIRDQQTAALLQDAIESGTNCYTTVHARNCMGIPARLISPGIGIDIDVVSTPGNLKLLGYQALLPKNCPGCKLKATKLLQGENAMEWEDYFSRIKRLYDIDQETIYVRNPEGCDKCRRDGLPELNGLLGRTVVAELVEPDDYFLECIRDAKTIELSQYLASSRTAPYDDPDMTGKSAMDCAIYKMSKGEIDPREIEPRFMSFVTVERRREMAAVHTKNHQSIKKLQAV; this is encoded by the coding sequence ATGCAGTGGCCATTCTTCTCACGCCAACGTTCAACAGTCCCAGCTCCGCCGACTGCGACCACTTTCGTCCTCAGTCAACGTGTCATAAAGACAGAGACCGAGCTGCTCAAGGAAGTGAGCTTCCATCGCCCACTCGGGAAGGACAAGGACATCAACCTGGCGGGAAGTCTGGCCCAGCACATCTGTCCTCTCGAAACACGAAAAGACAGCAAGCAGTTCATTCTGCTCGTGAGCAACCGCCACCGAAGCTCGCAAGAACTACGGGCTACGACCGAGCTCCTCCTGTCCAAAAACTACCGTCTCGCACCAGGCGCCAACGTCTATCTGGTCGAGAGCGAAACCATCATCCATGCCGTCTCGCGTGGCCACATCGACGGGACCCAGGGGGAGCGCCTTCGCAACATTTTGGGCGACAGGGCAAAAGCGGGCTACTACCAGTCGTTCGAGGAACTGGTGCGTTACGGCGTAACCAACCGCGCCTCTGACATTCACCTGAACATCTTCACTGCCCAAACACGCAGCGAGGTCCGGTTCACCATCGAGGGCAAGTACGTGGCCCCACCACGCTTCCACTTGCCAACTGCAACGCTTCTGTCCATCGCTGGAGTCGCGTACCAAACTGCCAAGGGAGTCAAAGACCCCGTTTTCAATGGCACTGTCGAATCCCAGTGCCGGATCTTCATCGATCTGGCCGAGCTTGGACAGTTCATGCTGCGCTGGGCGTCGATGGCCTGTGACGAAGGCCCGCAGATCACCATGCGGATCACGCCAATCAATGCCAAGAAAGAACCGCTGACGCTGGAGCAACTTGGCTACCTCCCCACACAGATCTCCATGCTGATGCGGGCCATGCGATCCGAGGGCGGTGCAATCGTCCTCTCGGGGGTCGTTGACTCGGGCAAATCGACAACGATATCGACACTACTCAGTGGAGTTCCAAGCACGCGCAAAGTGATGACAGTGGAAGACCCGCGAGAAAACATCTTGCCTGGCAGTCACTTTCACCAGAACACGGTGAGTCGCGACCTTGAAAGCGATGACGACCCTTTCAAGCCAAAGAAGAGAACATTAAAGCGAACCGCACTTAACGATCTATTCATCGGTGAGATTCGTGACCAGCAAACTGCCGCCCTGCTTCAAGATGCTATCGAATCGGGCACGAACTGCTATACGACTGTCCACGCTCGTAATTGCATGGGTATACCAGCACGCTTGATATCGCCAGGTATTGGCATTGACATCGATGTCGTTTCCACCCCTGGAAATCTCAAGCTCTTGGGATATCAAGCACTACTTCCGAAAAACTGCCCCGGCTGCAAGCTAAAGGCCACAAAGCTCCTACAAGGTGAAAATGCAATGGAGTGGGAGGATTACTTCTCACGCATAAAACGTCTCTACGATATTGATCAAGAAACGATATATGTCAGAAACCCCGAGGGATGCGATAAATGCCGGCGTGATGGCTTGCCTGAATTGAATGGCTTACTTGGCCGCACCGTCGTCGCTGAGTTGGTTGAGCCAGATGACTATTTCCTGGAATGTATACGCGACGCCAAAACAATTGAACTGAGCCAGTATCTGGCGTCATCGCGTACCGCACCATATGACGATCCAGATATGACTGGAAAATCTGCAATGGACTGTGCCATCTACAAAATGAGCAAAGGTGAAATTGACCCTAGAGAGATCGAGCCTCGATTTATGTCATTTGTCACAGTAGAAAGACGCCGAGAAATGGCTGCAGTTCACACAAAGAATCATCAATCAATTAAGAAGCTGCAGGCTGTGTGA
- a CDS encoding TcpQ domain-containing protein has protein sequence MKFHHLGRCVAAVAVALTAWPTMAQEAEGTSAKSTLLQSEIEVTWQDKAQGLAQLLADRLGVPFTSPVPLDTQVSVKQAGGSTVANLISTVNSQLPPGIKLQLTETAAGTKLEAVAASAPTTAVATAVVQGSAPSRAQIEGLFTTSTVPGSGSWVDQARQHWKASFTDGSGQPARRWELKLQDVTLNKAFTRWAAEAGYRVRWDARKHVVIGSPETYEMPFEQAVTAALSSPGIQASEYPLDVCFYPNNPPLARITRRGEQDKECTQ, from the coding sequence ATGAAATTTCATCACCTAGGACGATGCGTTGCAGCTGTCGCTGTTGCGCTTACTGCCTGGCCGACCATGGCACAGGAAGCTGAAGGCACCAGCGCCAAATCAACGCTCCTGCAATCAGAAATCGAAGTCACATGGCAGGACAAGGCGCAAGGCCTGGCTCAACTCTTGGCAGATCGACTGGGCGTTCCCTTCACCAGCCCAGTACCACTGGACACTCAGGTGTCCGTCAAACAGGCAGGTGGCTCCACGGTCGCCAATCTGATCTCGACGGTCAACAGCCAACTCCCCCCTGGGATCAAGCTTCAGCTCACGGAAACTGCTGCTGGCACGAAGCTGGAAGCAGTAGCAGCGAGCGCACCGACTACAGCGGTGGCCACTGCAGTGGTACAGGGAAGCGCACCATCGCGCGCGCAGATTGAGGGACTGTTCACAACCAGCACAGTTCCAGGCTCTGGCTCGTGGGTGGACCAGGCGCGCCAACACTGGAAAGCCTCCTTCACTGACGGCTCTGGACAGCCTGCACGTCGCTGGGAGCTCAAGCTCCAGGACGTAACGCTGAACAAGGCCTTCACACGCTGGGCCGCAGAAGCCGGCTATCGCGTGCGCTGGGATGCGCGCAAGCATGTCGTGATCGGAAGCCCCGAGACCTACGAAATGCCATTCGAGCAGGCCGTGACCGCCGCCCTGTCGTCACCAGGCATTCAAGCGAGCGAATACCCGCTTGATGTCTGCTTCTACCCAAATAACCCGCCCTTGGCCCGTATCACCCGCCGTGGCGAGCAAGACAAGGAATGCACCCAATGA
- a CDS encoding lytic transglycosylase domain-containing protein: MFSLAHITRNLLLATLVAAPGLSLAQLPPKKLPTYDCLRGNSRSAHCEQLLRNYWQHEPAIRAIAVHYGLEPALLMALVAIESQFNSRARSPAGALGLTQVMPDTARGEGLRDPKVNLYQPELGLATGAAYLRKMWFEFRDWELALAAYNAGPGAVRKHKGIPPYRETQAYVPMVLALYREFAWADAMARASK; encoded by the coding sequence ATGTTTAGCCTAGCCCACATCACTCGCAATCTGCTATTAGCAACCCTCGTCGCTGCACCTGGCCTGTCCCTGGCCCAGTTGCCGCCGAAAAAGCTCCCGACCTACGACTGCCTTCGCGGAAATTCCAGGTCTGCCCACTGTGAGCAACTGCTCCGCAACTATTGGCAGCACGAGCCGGCCATTCGCGCGATCGCTGTTCACTACGGACTGGAACCAGCGCTGCTAATGGCTCTCGTGGCTATCGAGAGCCAATTCAACTCGCGTGCGAGATCGCCTGCAGGTGCGCTCGGTCTCACTCAAGTCATGCCAGATACGGCCCGTGGCGAAGGCTTGCGGGACCCAAAGGTCAACTTGTATCAGCCCGAGCTTGGGCTGGCCACCGGCGCAGCTTACCTGCGAAAGATGTGGTTCGAGTTTAGAGACTGGGAGCTGGCACTCGCCGCATACAACGCCGGCCCTGGCGCCGTGCGTAAGCACAAAGGCATTCCGCCGTACCGCGAAACACAAGCCTACGTCCCCATGGTTCTCGCTTTGTACCGCGAGTTTGCCTGGGCAGACGCCATGGCCCGAGCAAGCAAATGA
- the pilO2 gene encoding type 4b pilus protein PilO2: protein MSAYLIERRYVIGVTWQQTVQAVNLKKHAQQLARKGKADYYCTVAPATVGTAKLKVSNQGEKLIALATGVAAFANGHVFAAIKLPQGIWICAAIDGAPATGFDALVTDEEAARSRLAAFERLATSSISLFTNEPDLLYPAPEVQPVTLSQVISAAASNEASEALAKVGTSIPPAVLYTVAGAILLLGGLRAWDYWQLEQRRQAELLANANELDPKTAWTQAFQAYAQEKSTYGHEALRALREATEKLPTSIAGWRLKETDCKPSAGSTWGCTLKFDRTADVGLDPTNEDFEHLRPREWTVRYSTVDEIEAVMQVSAPARRLNFDELTPLAIQQVRGLSSLQLILRAFSGKTIGQFQPEAVPAPLNKVGEPVSMPAELGLAIYRAALTNLSGPLLSVDLLITPEVPVAWTSFKVDFARLPNDWQANGEASLKKSLMTATLAGEIYAKN from the coding sequence ATGAGTGCATACCTCATCGAACGGCGCTATGTGATCGGCGTGACTTGGCAGCAGACTGTCCAAGCCGTGAATCTCAAGAAGCACGCACAACAACTTGCCCGCAAGGGGAAGGCGGACTACTACTGCACGGTAGCTCCAGCCACCGTCGGCACCGCGAAACTCAAAGTGTCCAACCAGGGGGAAAAGCTCATCGCCTTGGCTACCGGCGTGGCCGCCTTCGCCAATGGCCATGTGTTTGCAGCCATCAAGCTCCCACAAGGGATCTGGATTTGCGCCGCAATCGACGGAGCACCAGCGACTGGCTTCGACGCGCTGGTGACGGACGAAGAAGCGGCTCGATCGCGGCTGGCTGCATTTGAGCGATTGGCCACCTCTTCCATCTCACTGTTCACGAATGAGCCAGATTTACTTTACCCCGCACCAGAGGTACAGCCCGTAACGCTGAGTCAGGTCATAAGCGCAGCTGCCAGCAACGAGGCCAGTGAGGCCTTGGCCAAGGTCGGCACCAGCATCCCTCCAGCTGTGCTCTACACCGTAGCCGGCGCGATCCTTTTGCTCGGGGGATTACGTGCTTGGGACTATTGGCAACTGGAGCAAAGGCGCCAAGCAGAGCTCTTGGCCAACGCCAATGAGCTGGACCCCAAGACAGCATGGACTCAGGCCTTCCAAGCATATGCACAGGAGAAGTCCACCTACGGGCATGAAGCGCTACGAGCATTGCGCGAAGCCACCGAAAAACTACCCACCAGCATCGCCGGGTGGCGCCTAAAGGAGACGGACTGTAAGCCAAGCGCTGGCAGCACTTGGGGTTGCACCCTGAAATTCGACCGCACCGCAGATGTGGGTCTAGACCCCACCAACGAAGACTTCGAGCATTTGCGTCCACGCGAGTGGACCGTCCGCTATTCCACAGTGGATGAAATAGAGGCCGTTATGCAAGTGTCAGCGCCTGCACGTCGCCTCAACTTCGATGAGCTGACCCCACTGGCCATCCAGCAAGTACGTGGACTTAGTTCCTTGCAACTGATCTTGCGCGCTTTCAGCGGAAAAACCATTGGGCAATTCCAGCCTGAAGCAGTTCCAGCACCGCTCAACAAGGTCGGAGAGCCCGTGTCCATGCCTGCTGAGCTCGGGCTGGCCATCTACAGAGCTGCGTTGACAAACCTGAGCGGCCCCTTGCTCAGCGTGGATCTGCTGATAACTCCAGAGGTACCGGTGGCGTGGACCTCTTTCAAGGTTGACTTTGCCCGACTGCCCAACGACTGGCAGGCCAACGGCGAAGCGTCTCTCAAGAAAAGCCTCATGACGGCCACCTTGGCCGGAGAAATCTATGCAAAGAACTAA